A genomic region of Micromonospora sp. NBRC 110009 contains the following coding sequences:
- a CDS encoding DUF4190 domain-containing protein, giving the protein MQPGYPGQDPYGQQQPNQDPTSPQYDPYAQPPQAPQYGQQPTSGQPYGQDPYAQPPQAPQYGQQPTSGQPYGQQPTSGQPYGQPTSGQPYGQQQPYQDPYAQQQPYGAAPTYPAAGYPSGQGQNNNTLGLVSMILGIASIPLACCLYLGIPVGIAGVITGYLGRQKAAQGLASNDGQAKAGLICGAVGAGLGILVLILGIVANVNLPTEP; this is encoded by the coding sequence ATGCAGCCCGGTTACCCCGGTCAGGATCCGTACGGCCAGCAGCAGCCCAACCAGGACCCGACCTCCCCTCAGTACGACCCGTACGCCCAGCCGCCGCAGGCTCCCCAGTACGGGCAGCAGCCGACCTCGGGCCAGCCGTACGGGCAGGACCCGTACGCCCAGCCGCCGCAGGCTCCGCAGTACGGGCAGCAGCCGACCTCCGGGCAGCCGTACGGCCAGCAGCCGACCTCGGGCCAGCCCTACGGCCAGCCGACCTCGGGCCAGCCCTACGGACAGCAGCAGCCGTACCAGGACCCGTACGCGCAGCAGCAGCCGTATGGCGCCGCGCCGACCTACCCGGCCGCCGGCTACCCCAGCGGACAGGGGCAGAACAACAACACCCTCGGCCTGGTGTCGATGATCCTCGGCATCGCGTCGATCCCGCTGGCCTGCTGCCTCTACCTGGGCATCCCGGTCGGCATCGCCGGTGTGATCACCGGCTACCTCGGCCGGCAGAAGGCCGCGCAGGGGCTGGCCAGCAATGACGGCCAGGCCAAGGCCGGGCTGATCTGCGGCGCCGTCGGCGCCGGTCTCGGCATCCTGGTGCTCATCCTCGGTATCGTCGCCAACGTCAACCTGCCGACCGAGCCCTGA
- the purN gene encoding phosphoribosylglycinamide formyltransferase, whose amino-acid sequence MTEPASVARLVVLVSGSGSNLQALLDATADPGYGARVVAVGADRDGIAGLDRATAAGVPTFVERLTDHPTRADWDKALTARVAEHQPDLVISAGFLKLVGPQFLAAFDDRYLNTHNTLLPAFPGIHGPRDALAYGVKVTGATLFFVDAGMDTGPIVAQVAVPVLDDDDEETLTERIKEAERRQLVEQVGRLVREGWTITGRKVTVP is encoded by the coding sequence GTGACCGAGCCCGCGTCCGTCGCCCGCCTCGTCGTCCTCGTCTCAGGCTCCGGCAGCAACCTCCAGGCGCTGCTGGACGCCACCGCCGACCCCGGGTACGGGGCGCGGGTGGTCGCCGTGGGCGCCGACCGGGACGGGATCGCCGGCCTGGACCGGGCGACCGCGGCCGGGGTGCCCACCTTCGTCGAGCGGCTGACGGACCATCCGACCCGCGCGGACTGGGACAAGGCGCTGACCGCCCGGGTCGCCGAGCACCAGCCGGACCTGGTGATCAGCGCCGGCTTCCTCAAGCTCGTCGGCCCGCAGTTCCTCGCCGCGTTCGACGACCGCTACCTCAACACGCACAACACCCTGCTGCCGGCGTTCCCCGGCATCCACGGCCCCCGGGACGCGCTCGCGTACGGCGTCAAGGTCACCGGGGCCACCCTGTTCTTCGTCGACGCCGGGATGGACACCGGCCCGATCGTCGCCCAGGTCGCCGTGCCGGTGCTGGACGACGACGACGAGGAGACGCTCACCGAGCGCATCAAGGAGGCCGAGCGGCGCCAGCTCGTCGAGCAGGTCGGTCGGCTGGTCCGTGAAGGTTGGACGATCACCGGCAGAAAGGTCACGGTTCCGTGA
- a CDS encoding beta propeller repeat protein, producing the protein MSTSRWRRPATIAGALVLTAALGGVVATNHEVQEKLGLADEPGANMPWHPREFMEMAAGEESEEAGEEAFEARTIAEQFAQARYAPGIVSPGAYSNALSQLNGLAATKGTWREVTNIKYDGDDPRYRDYASNSSGGAGLVTGRITGLASDNSGYVYAAGADGGVWRSSTGGGSWTPITDALPTLSSGDIVLAGDGSLWYATGEANTGGTSYVGAGVYRLANPKSGSFKPTDRVGGTELESTVINKLRFFDGKVWVATNRGLFSHAMSSTSGAWKREFAPNPSYLPGGANAGDANAAYKNIVNDVAQDPRNPKHVVVASAWRSGDTYNGFYETADYTAGGWTKVNPTGAMPADDIGYVTFAFSADGGKLYAINQSPRLLNKPAGNVNSYLDGIYVSNTGSPAGPWNKIADSSKLGNSGSALKQTVIGKGYGPGIQAWYNQFLAVDPANPNHVWAGLEEVYESTDAGANWKTVGPYWNFGFSCWSIYDAQNKCNKTTHSDQHSVAVGNGFVYVGNDGGVYRRPINGKTDKDGHATDWQSLNDGTIDALQYYSVALGKDPAKAGTIVSGGLQDNGTSILRPGDTVMGSHFGGDGGDSQADPANGCRQVQEYTNLAMRVTENCNANTGSGTLADSTSRDIQPYTNAPGDELARFIAPFAPDDHDANVWVAGGQHVWVNTKGYSIQNGKGWTNVFNLGAGHTATSVAVSGGMAYVGWCGPCNNAGFARGLAVGKVTDPSSWHQVSLPGDFPNRFLQGVGIDPANASHAFVAVNGFSRRFTEGPGAGFGHVFETTDAGATWKDVSANLPDVPASSIKELSTGALVLATDLATFYRAPGATDWQRLGAGLPLTVGMDVEYNAADNSVYVATHGRGIWAFNLAQL; encoded by the coding sequence ATGTCCACATCACGCTGGCGCAGGCCGGCGACAATCGCGGGCGCGCTGGTGCTCACCGCCGCGCTCGGTGGCGTGGTCGCCACCAACCACGAGGTACAGGAGAAGCTGGGCCTGGCCGACGAGCCGGGCGCCAACATGCCCTGGCACCCCAGAGAGTTCATGGAGATGGCGGCCGGCGAGGAGTCGGAGGAGGCCGGCGAGGAGGCCTTCGAGGCCCGCACCATCGCCGAGCAGTTCGCCCAGGCTCGCTACGCCCCGGGCATCGTCTCGCCAGGCGCGTACTCGAACGCGCTGAGCCAGCTCAACGGGCTCGCCGCCACCAAGGGCACCTGGCGCGAGGTAACCAACATCAAGTACGACGGGGACGACCCGCGCTACCGCGACTACGCGTCGAACTCCTCCGGTGGCGCCGGCCTGGTCACCGGTCGGATCACCGGCCTCGCGTCGGACAACAGCGGCTACGTGTACGCGGCCGGCGCCGACGGCGGCGTGTGGCGTTCCTCGACCGGCGGCGGGAGCTGGACGCCGATCACGGACGCGCTGCCCACCCTGTCCAGCGGCGACATCGTGCTGGCCGGCGACGGTTCGCTCTGGTACGCCACCGGCGAGGCGAACACCGGCGGCACCTCGTACGTGGGCGCCGGGGTGTACCGGCTGGCCAACCCGAAGAGCGGCAGCTTCAAGCCGACCGACCGGGTCGGCGGGACCGAGCTGGAGAGCACGGTCATCAACAAGCTGCGCTTCTTCGACGGCAAGGTCTGGGTCGCCACCAACCGGGGCCTGTTCTCGCACGCGATGAGCAGCACCTCGGGCGCCTGGAAGCGGGAGTTCGCGCCGAACCCGAGCTACCTGCCGGGCGGGGCGAACGCCGGCGACGCGAACGCCGCGTACAAGAACATCGTCAACGACGTGGCCCAGGACCCGCGCAACCCGAAGCACGTGGTGGTCGCCTCGGCGTGGCGCTCCGGCGACACCTACAACGGTTTCTACGAGACGGCTGACTACACCGCCGGCGGCTGGACGAAGGTCAACCCGACCGGCGCCATGCCGGCCGACGACATCGGCTACGTGACGTTCGCCTTCTCCGCCGACGGCGGCAAGCTGTATGCGATCAACCAGTCGCCGCGGCTGCTCAACAAGCCGGCCGGCAACGTGAACAGCTACCTGGACGGCATCTACGTCTCCAACACCGGCTCGCCGGCCGGGCCGTGGAACAAGATCGCCGACTCGTCGAAGCTGGGCAACTCCGGCTCGGCGCTGAAGCAGACCGTGATCGGCAAGGGCTACGGCCCGGGCATCCAGGCCTGGTACAACCAGTTCCTGGCGGTGGACCCGGCCAACCCGAACCACGTCTGGGCGGGTCTGGAGGAGGTCTACGAGTCGACCGACGCCGGCGCCAACTGGAAGACCGTGGGTCCGTACTGGAACTTCGGCTTCTCCTGCTGGAGCATCTACGACGCCCAGAACAAGTGCAACAAGACCACCCACTCCGACCAGCACTCGGTGGCGGTCGGCAACGGGTTCGTCTACGTCGGCAACGACGGTGGTGTGTACCGCCGGCCGATCAACGGCAAGACCGACAAGGACGGGCACGCCACCGACTGGCAGAGCCTGAACGACGGCACCATCGACGCCCTCCAGTACTACTCGGTGGCGCTGGGCAAGGACCCGGCCAAGGCCGGCACCATCGTCTCCGGCGGTCTGCAGGACAACGGCACCTCGATCCTGCGCCCCGGCGACACGGTGATGGGTTCGCACTTCGGCGGTGACGGCGGCGACTCGCAGGCCGACCCGGCGAACGGCTGCCGGCAGGTCCAGGAGTACACCAACCTGGCCATGCGGGTGACCGAGAACTGCAACGCCAACACCGGCTCGGGCACGCTGGCGGACTCCACCTCGCGGGACATCCAGCCGTACACCAACGCGCCGGGTGACGAGCTGGCCCGGTTCATCGCGCCGTTCGCTCCCGACGACCACGACGCGAACGTCTGGGTCGCCGGTGGCCAGCACGTCTGGGTCAACACCAAGGGCTACTCGATCCAGAACGGCAAGGGCTGGACGAACGTCTTCAACCTGGGCGCCGGACACACCGCCACCTCGGTCGCCGTCTCCGGCGGCATGGCGTACGTCGGCTGGTGCGGACCGTGCAACAACGCCGGGTTCGCCCGGGGCCTCGCGGTCGGCAAGGTCACCGACCCGTCGAGCTGGCACCAGGTCAGCCTGCCGGGTGACTTCCCGAACCGGTTCCTGCAGGGCGTCGGGATCGACCCGGCGAACGCCTCGCACGCCTTCGTCGCGGTCAACGGCTTCTCCCGCCGCTTCACCGAGGGGCCGGGGGCCGGCTTCGGCCACGTCTTCGAGACCACCGACGCGGGCGCGACCTGGAAGGACGTCTCGGCGAACCTGCCGGACGTGCCGGCCAGCTCGATCAAGGAGCTGTCCACCGGCGCGCTGGTGCTCGCCACCGACCTGGCCACGTTCTACCGGGCGCCCGGCGCCACCGACTGGCAGCGGCTCGGCGCCGGCCTGCCGCTGACGGTCGGCATGGACGTCGAGTACAACGCGGCGGACAACTCGGTCTACGTCGCGACCCACGGTCGGGGCATCTGGGCGTTCAACCTGGCCCAGCTCTGA
- a CDS encoding ABC transporter permease: MSDFETVAATENQAARRGVSGEPGTPNQVGVPQKPRSLAGDAWRDLRRNPIFWISLALVVLVAAMAVVPSLFTANDPRDCLLSRQHAGPSGGAIFGYDFQGCDVYARAVYGTRASLLVGALAALATGVIALLVGMLAGYFGGWVDAVLSRVIDIVLGIPLLLAAIVLLKRVSTSSDNVRLFAVIFVLAVLGWTTAARVVRSSVITAKEQDYVAAARMLGARNGRIMWRHILPNALAPAIVVLTIALGSFIAAEATLSFLGIGLKAPTISWGQDIDTGRIHMRESATPLIVPSAFLALTVLAFIMLGDAIRDAFDPKLR; encoded by the coding sequence ATGAGTGATTTCGAGACCGTGGCGGCCACGGAGAACCAGGCCGCGCGGCGGGGCGTCTCCGGCGAGCCGGGCACGCCCAACCAGGTCGGCGTGCCGCAGAAGCCGCGCAGCCTGGCCGGCGACGCCTGGCGGGACCTACGCCGCAACCCGATCTTCTGGATCAGCCTGGCCCTGGTCGTGCTGGTCGCCGCGATGGCCGTCGTGCCGTCGCTGTTCACCGCCAACGACCCGCGCGACTGCCTGCTCTCCCGGCAGCACGCCGGGCCGTCCGGCGGAGCCATCTTCGGGTACGACTTCCAGGGCTGCGACGTCTACGCCCGGGCGGTCTACGGCACGCGGGCGTCGCTGCTGGTGGGCGCCCTCGCCGCGCTGGCCACCGGCGTCATCGCGCTGCTCGTCGGCATGCTCGCCGGCTACTTCGGCGGCTGGGTGGACGCGGTGCTCTCCCGCGTGATCGACATCGTGCTCGGCATCCCGCTGCTGCTCGCCGCGATCGTGCTGCTCAAGCGGGTGAGCACCAGCAGCGACAACGTCCGGCTGTTCGCGGTGATCTTCGTGCTGGCGGTGCTCGGCTGGACCACCGCGGCCCGAGTGGTGCGCTCCTCGGTGATCACCGCCAAGGAGCAGGACTACGTCGCCGCGGCCCGCATGCTCGGCGCCCGCAACGGCCGGATCATGTGGCGGCACATCCTGCCGAACGCGCTCGCCCCGGCCATCGTGGTGCTGACCATCGCGCTCGGCTCGTTCATCGCCGCCGAGGCGACGCTGAGCTTCCTCGGCATCGGCCTGAAGGCCCCGACCATCTCCTGGGGCCAGGACATCGACACCGGCCGCATCCACATGCGGGAGTCGGCGACCCCGCTGATCGTCCCCTCGGCGTTCCTCGCGCTGACCGTGCTCGCCTTCATCATGCTGGGCGACGCGATCCGCGACGCCTTCGACCCGAAGCTGCGGTGA
- a CDS encoding ABC transporter ATP-binding protein, translating into MTASASPTKVRGETILEVNNVVKHFPISQGVLFKKQTGAVKAVDGVSFELRRGETLGVVGESGCGKSTLARLLMRLETPTAGRATLEGKDLFKASGSELRRLRRNMQMVMQDPYTSLNPRMTVGDIIGEPFAIHPEAAPKGSKQRRVQELLDVVGLNPEHINRYPHQFSGGQRQRIGIARALALRPEIIVCDEPVSALDVSIQAQVINLLEQLQDEFGLSYIFIAHDLSVVRHISDRVAVMYLGKIVEIGTEEEIYERATHPYTQALLSAVPVPDPDARNERNIIRLTGDVPSPADPPSGCRFRTRCWKAQEICAKQEPHTVLRAADPHPSACHFAEVRPAA; encoded by the coding sequence ATGACAGCGTCCGCTAGCCCGACCAAGGTCCGCGGCGAGACCATTCTCGAGGTCAACAACGTGGTCAAGCACTTCCCGATCAGCCAGGGGGTGCTGTTCAAGAAGCAGACCGGCGCGGTCAAGGCCGTCGACGGGGTCAGCTTCGAGCTGCGCCGGGGCGAGACGCTCGGCGTGGTCGGCGAGTCCGGCTGCGGCAAGTCCACCCTCGCCCGGCTGCTCATGCGGCTGGAGACGCCGACCGCCGGCCGGGCCACCCTGGAGGGGAAGGACCTGTTCAAGGCCTCCGGGTCGGAGCTGCGCCGGCTGCGCCGGAACATGCAGATGGTGATGCAGGATCCGTACACCTCGCTGAACCCGCGGATGACGGTCGGCGACATCATCGGCGAGCCGTTCGCCATCCACCCCGAGGCGGCCCCGAAGGGCAGCAAGCAGCGCCGGGTCCAGGAGCTGCTGGACGTGGTCGGCCTCAACCCCGAGCACATCAACCGCTACCCGCACCAGTTCTCCGGCGGTCAGCGGCAGCGCATCGGCATCGCCCGGGCGCTCGCCCTGCGGCCCGAGATCATCGTCTGCGACGAGCCGGTGTCCGCCCTGGACGTGTCGATCCAGGCCCAGGTGATCAACCTGCTGGAGCAGCTCCAGGACGAGTTCGGGCTGTCGTACATCTTCATCGCGCACGACCTGTCGGTGGTCCGGCACATCTCGGACCGGGTCGCGGTGATGTACCTCGGCAAGATCGTGGAGATCGGCACCGAGGAGGAGATCTACGAGCGGGCCACCCACCCGTACACCCAGGCGCTGCTCTCGGCGGTGCCGGTGCCCGACCCGGACGCCCGGAACGAGCGGAACATCATCCGGCTCACCGGCGACGTGCCGAGCCCGGCCGACCCGCCGTCCGGCTGCCGGTTCCGCACCCGCTGCTGGAAGGCCCAGGAGATCTGCGCCAAGCAGGAGCCGCACACGGTGCTCCGCGCGGCGGACCCGCACCCCTCGGCGTGCCACTTCGCCGAGGTACGCCCGGCCGCCTGA
- a CDS encoding cell division protein PerM — protein MSPVTPDQPRRSAAEVTADARPAGRARPAPRVPAPRSPEAPRGRAPLPVAAGVAAGWAAVTSWLPVTLVLGLAQLSEDAGSLTGAMRAGLAGWLLGHGVPLETSAGPLGLVPLALTALAVWRLTRAGVHVTRAVGARGSRSPGRALTVAVAVGIGYALLGAVAAIAVSAGGLRVSPIRAGLACAVVGTLAALVGAVRTTGVSVLLARRSPPALRNGLRTGLVAGLLLLGAGAGAAGLSVATGGGDAADMIGAYRTGVAGQAGITLVSLAYAPNATVWSASYLLGPGFAVGTDTAVRTSEVSVGALPAVPLLAGLPRGPVDGLGVGLLAVPVLAGMAAGWLLARRLVRIAAEERAALGWPALLAPAALAGPVAGVLLGAAAAASGGPLGGGRLAEIGPTPWLVAGVAALVVAAGALLGAAAVKALTHDTPTSRPTTSRPTTPRPAAPRPAAPPR, from the coding sequence ATGTCACCCGTCACCCCTGACCAGCCCCGCCGTTCCGCCGCCGAGGTCACCGCCGACGCCCGGCCGGCCGGGCGCGCCCGGCCGGCGCCCCGGGTGCCCGCGCCCCGGTCGCCGGAGGCGCCGCGCGGTCGGGCCCCGCTCCCCGTCGCCGCCGGGGTGGCGGCCGGCTGGGCGGCCGTGACGTCGTGGCTGCCGGTCACCCTGGTGCTCGGTCTGGCCCAGCTCAGCGAGGACGCCGGCTCGCTGACCGGGGCGATGCGCGCCGGCCTCGCCGGCTGGCTGCTGGGGCACGGGGTGCCGCTGGAAACCTCCGCCGGGCCGCTCGGGCTGGTGCCGCTCGCCCTGACCGCGCTCGCCGTCTGGCGGCTCACCCGGGCCGGGGTGCACGTCACCCGGGCCGTCGGCGCCCGCGGTAGCCGGTCCCCCGGGCGGGCGCTCACCGTCGCGGTCGCCGTCGGCATCGGGTACGCGCTGCTCGGCGCCGTCGCCGCGATCGCGGTCAGCGCCGGTGGCCTGCGGGTGTCCCCGATCCGGGCCGGGCTGGCCTGCGCGGTCGTCGGCACGCTCGCCGCCCTGGTCGGCGCGGTGCGCACCACCGGCGTGTCGGTGCTGCTGGCGCGGCGGTCTCCACCGGCGCTGCGGAACGGGCTGCGGACCGGGCTGGTCGCCGGGTTGCTGCTGCTCGGCGCGGGTGCCGGGGCGGCCGGGCTGTCGGTGGCGACGGGGGGTGGCGACGCGGCCGACATGATCGGGGCGTACCGGACCGGGGTGGCCGGTCAGGCCGGCATCACCCTGGTCAGCCTCGCGTACGCGCCGAACGCCACCGTCTGGTCGGCCAGTTACCTGCTCGGCCCCGGGTTCGCCGTCGGCACCGACACCGCCGTACGGACCAGCGAGGTCTCGGTGGGCGCGCTGCCCGCCGTACCGCTGCTGGCCGGCCTGCCGCGCGGCCCGGTCGACGGGCTCGGCGTGGGGCTGCTCGCGGTGCCGGTGCTGGCCGGGATGGCCGCCGGCTGGCTGCTGGCCCGGCGGCTCGTGCGAATCGCGGCCGAGGAGCGGGCGGCGCTCGGCTGGCCGGCGCTGCTGGCCCCGGCGGCGCTCGCCGGCCCGGTGGCCGGGGTGCTGCTCGGCGCGGCCGCCGCGGCCTCGGGCGGCCCGCTCGGCGGGGGGCGGCTGGCCGAGATCGGCCCGACGCCGTGGCTGGTGGCCGGGGTGGCGGCACTGGTCGTCGCCGCCGGCGCCCTGCTCGGCGCGGCAGCCGTCAAGGCCCTCACCCACGACACCCCCACCTCCCGCCCGACCACCTCCCGCCCGACCACCCCTCGCCCCGCCGCGCCGCGTCCGGCCGCCCCGCCCCGCTGA
- a CDS encoding ABC transporter ATP-binding protein: MTQSAVRPTPASPTPPGGHLLDVRDLHIEFRTREGVATVINGVSYHLDPGETLAVLGESGSGKSVTAQAIMGILDTPPAHIRSGQILYQGRDLLTQSEEQRRQVRGKEIAMIFQDALSALNPVFPVGWQIGETLRQREGMSRADARKRAVELMDLVRIPAAAKRLGDYPHQFSGGMRQRVMIAMALALNPRVLIADEPTTALDVTVQAQIMDLLADLRRDLNMAMILITHDLGVVAGVADRIAVMYAGRIVEHADVRSLYRAPAHPYTKGLLESIPRLDVRGQELSTIKGLPPNLMRIPSGCPFHPRCPYAQQVCVDEVPHDLVLGDGRTSACHFAQEVRDDSVR, translated from the coding sequence ATGACCCAGTCCGCTGTCCGGCCCACGCCGGCCTCCCCCACCCCGCCGGGCGGCCACCTGCTCGACGTGCGGGACCTGCACATCGAGTTCCGCACCCGCGAGGGCGTGGCCACGGTGATCAACGGGGTGTCCTACCACCTCGACCCGGGCGAGACCCTGGCCGTGCTCGGCGAGTCCGGCTCCGGCAAGTCGGTGACCGCCCAGGCGATCATGGGCATCCTGGACACTCCCCCGGCGCACATCCGCTCCGGCCAGATCCTCTACCAGGGCCGGGACCTGTTGACCCAGTCCGAGGAGCAGCGCCGGCAGGTGCGCGGCAAGGAGATCGCGATGATCTTCCAGGACGCGCTGTCGGCATTGAACCCGGTCTTCCCCGTCGGCTGGCAGATCGGCGAGACGCTGCGCCAGCGCGAGGGGATGTCCCGCGCCGACGCCCGCAAGCGGGCCGTCGAGCTGATGGACCTGGTCCGGATCCCGGCCGCGGCGAAGCGGCTCGGCGACTACCCGCACCAGTTCTCCGGCGGCATGCGCCAGCGCGTGATGATCGCGATGGCGCTCGCCCTGAACCCGCGGGTGCTGATCGCCGACGAGCCGACCACGGCGCTCGACGTCACCGTGCAGGCCCAGATCATGGACCTGCTGGCCGACCTGCGCCGCGACCTGAACATGGCGATGATCCTGATCACCCACGACCTCGGCGTGGTCGCCGGCGTCGCGGACCGGATCGCCGTCATGTACGCCGGCCGCATCGTGGAGCACGCCGACGTGCGCTCGCTGTACCGGGCGCCGGCCCACCCGTACACCAAGGGGCTGCTGGAGTCGATCCCGCGGCTGGACGTACGCGGGCAGGAGCTCTCGACGATCAAGGGGCTGCCGCCGAACCTGATGCGGATCCCGTCCGGCTGCCCGTTCCACCCCCGGTGCCCGTACGCGCAGCAGGTCTGCGTGGACGAGGTGCCGCACGACCTGGTCCTCGGCGACGGCCGGACCAGCGCGTGCCACTTCGCGCAGGAGGTCCGTGATGACAGCGTCCGCTAG
- the purH gene encoding bifunctional phosphoribosylaminoimidazolecarboxamide formyltransferase/IMP cyclohydrolase, with protein MSTTEDARRPIRRALVSVYDKTGLVELARALHEAGVEIVSTGSTASTISRAGVPVTPVEQVTGFPEILDGRVKTLHPKIHGGLLADLRKDAHAAQLDEHGIAGIDLLVSNLYPFQATVASGAGRDECVEQIDIGGPAMVRAAAKNHASVAVVTDPAAYPALLAALAEGGFTLAQRRALAARAFADIADYDVAVAEWFATTVAPAADGWPEFADLALRRQAVLRYGENPHQAAALYADPASPAGLAQAEQLHGKEMSYNNYVDADAAWRAANDFPGQPAVAIIKHANPCGIAVGADVAEAHRKAHACDPVSAYGGVIAVNRPVSVAMARQVAEIFTEVLVAPGFDEGAVEILQAKKNIRLLRAPEFDPLPAEWRQVTGGVLVQLRDRIDADGDDPANWRLATGEAADEATLRDLAFAWRAVRAVKSNAILLARDGATVGVGMGQVNRVDSAQLAVRRAGADRARGSVCASDAFFPFADGPKILIEAGVRAIVQPGGSIRDEETIAACKEAGVTMYLTGTRHFFH; from the coding sequence GTGAGCACCACTGAGGACGCCCGCCGCCCGATCCGGCGTGCGCTGGTCAGCGTCTACGACAAGACCGGCCTGGTCGAGCTGGCCCGGGCCCTGCACGAGGCCGGCGTGGAGATCGTCTCGACGGGCAGCACCGCGTCGACCATCTCCCGCGCGGGCGTGCCGGTGACCCCGGTCGAGCAGGTGACCGGCTTCCCGGAGATCCTCGACGGCCGGGTGAAGACCCTGCACCCGAAGATCCACGGCGGCCTCCTCGCCGACCTGCGCAAGGACGCCCACGCCGCGCAGCTCGACGAGCACGGCATCGCCGGCATCGATCTGCTGGTCTCCAACCTCTACCCGTTCCAGGCCACGGTCGCCTCGGGCGCCGGCCGGGACGAGTGCGTCGAGCAGATCGACATCGGCGGTCCGGCGATGGTCCGGGCGGCAGCCAAGAACCACGCCTCGGTCGCTGTGGTGACCGATCCGGCGGCGTACCCGGCGCTGCTGGCCGCGCTCGCCGAGGGCGGCTTCACCCTGGCTCAGCGCCGGGCGCTCGCCGCCCGCGCGTTCGCCGACATCGCCGACTACGACGTGGCCGTCGCGGAGTGGTTCGCGACCACGGTGGCGCCGGCCGCCGACGGGTGGCCGGAGTTCGCCGACCTGGCGCTGCGCCGGCAGGCGGTGCTGCGCTACGGCGAGAACCCGCACCAGGCGGCCGCCCTCTACGCCGACCCGGCGAGCCCGGCGGGCCTGGCGCAGGCGGAGCAGCTGCACGGCAAGGAGATGTCCTACAACAACTACGTCGACGCGGACGCCGCCTGGCGGGCCGCGAACGACTTCCCCGGCCAGCCGGCGGTGGCGATCATCAAGCACGCCAACCCGTGCGGCATCGCGGTCGGGGCCGACGTGGCCGAGGCGCACCGCAAGGCGCACGCCTGCGACCCGGTGTCCGCGTACGGCGGGGTGATCGCGGTGAACCGGCCGGTCAGCGTGGCGATGGCCCGACAGGTCGCGGAGATCTTCACCGAGGTCCTGGTGGCGCCCGGCTTCGACGAGGGCGCCGTGGAGATCCTCCAGGCCAAGAAGAACATCCGGCTGCTGCGGGCGCCGGAGTTCGACCCGCTGCCGGCCGAGTGGCGGCAGGTCACCGGCGGCGTGCTGGTGCAGCTGCGGGACCGGATCGACGCCGACGGCGACGACCCGGCGAACTGGCGGCTGGCCACCGGCGAGGCGGCCGACGAGGCGACGCTGCGGGACCTGGCATTCGCCTGGCGGGCGGTCCGCGCGGTGAAGAGCAACGCGATCCTGCTGGCCCGGGACGGCGCCACCGTCGGCGTCGGGATGGGTCAGGTCAACCGGGTGGACTCGGCGCAGCTCGCGGTGCGCCGGGCGGGCGCCGACCGGGCCCGCGGGTCGGTCTGCGCCTCGGACGCCTTCTTCCCGTTCGCGGACGGGCCGAAGATCCTCATCGAGGCGGGCGTCCGGGCGATCGTCCAGCCCGGCGGCTCGATCCGCGACGAGGAGACCATCGCGGCCTGCAAGGAGGCCGGCGTGACCATGTACCTCACCGGCACCCGGCACTTCTTCCACTGA